The following proteins are co-located in the Doryrhamphus excisus isolate RoL2022-K1 chromosome 3, RoL_Dexc_1.0, whole genome shotgun sequence genome:
- the LOC131125517 gene encoding pre-mRNA splicing regulator USH1G-like, translating to MDDRYHRAARDGLVDVLKEATRKQLNAPDEDGMTPTLWAAYSGNMHALRTIVARGGDPDKCDIWGNTPLHLASANGHHACLSFLVAFGANLWCLDNDYHTPLDMAAAKGHVECVCYLDSIAAKQITLNPKLVGKLKARAFRATERRVKECVRLQERHRQRMENLDDLDAISVYSYMSGSTLSRKFNASNPSYSQATLHSTLKSKAKIQKKLDKKKQTDGTFKISEDGRKSVRSLSGLQLGNDVMFLRHGLDIHDLFLHDHDGDALSRAMSDPGLHEAAYSEISSDSGRDSLFTRPGLGTMVFRRNYGTRTAFGVGCHDEASVVGSEPAGRAPNVHLHGQLPRRLSSFDKDSIKSSLSPWEDSDASLNEDLDPQSSPLETFLVSHNLAEFIVIFRREKIDLEALLVCSEQDLSSVQVPLGPRKKILEACKRRRDTLCEPDAIEDTHL from the exons ATGGACGACCGGTACCACCGGGCCGCACGGGACGGCCTCGTGGACGTCCTCAAAGAGGCGACGCGGAAGCAGCTGAACGCTCCGGACGAGGACGGGATGACACCCACTTTATGGGCCGCCTACAGCGGGAACATGCACGCGCTCAGAACCATCGTGGCCAGAGG agGCGACCCAGACAAGTGTGACATCTGGGGCAACACGCCGCTCCACTTGGCATCCGCCAACGGCCATCACGCCTGTTTGTCCTTCCTGGTGGCGTTTGGCGCCAACCTGTGGTGCCTGGACAACGATTACCACACGCCGCTGGACATGGCCGCCGCCAAAGGCCACGTGGAATGCGTCTGCTACCTGGACTCCATCGCCGCCAAGCAGATCACACTCAATCCCAAGCTAGTCGGCAAACTCAAGGCGCGAGCGTTCCGCGCCACCGAGCGCCGTGTCAAAGAATGCGTCCGACTCCAGGAGAGACACCGCCAACGCATGGAGAATCTGGACGACTTGGACGCCATAAGCGTCTACAGCTACATGAGCGGCAGCACGCTGAGCCGCAAGTTCAATGCCTCCAACCCGTCCTATTCGCAG GCCACATTGCATTCCACCCTGAAGAGCAAGGCCAAGATTCAGAAGAAGCTGGACAAGAAGAAGCAGACAGACGGAACGTTCAAGATCTCAGAAGACGGTAGGAAAAGCGTGCGTTCGCTGTCCGGCCTGCAGCTGGGAAACGACGTCATGTTCCTCAGACACGGCCTGGACATTCATGACCTGTTCCTCCACGACCATGACGGCGACGCTCTCTCTCGTGCCATGAGCGACCCGGGCCTCCATGAGGCTGCTTATTCCGAGATCAGCTCTGATTCCGGACGGGACTCACTCTTCACTCGCCCCGGGCTCGGAACCATGGTGTTCCGCAGGAACTACGGCACGCGGACTGCGTTTGGCGTTGGGTGTCACGATGAAGCGAGCGTCGTAGGAAGTGAACCTGCGGGACGAGCGCCGAACGTCCATCTACACGGGCAACTTCCTCGACGCTTGTCCAGTTTTGACAAAGACAGCATCAAGAGTTCTCTTAGCCCATGGGAGGACTCTGATGCAAGTCTGAACGAAGACCTGGACCCCCAAAGTAGTCCACTTGAGACATTTCTGGTGTCGCACAACCTTGCAGAGTTCATTGTCATCTTCAGACGGGAAAAGATTGACCTGGAAGCTCTTCTGGTTTGTTCCGAGCAGGATCTCAGCAGCGTCCAGGTCCCGCTGGGCCCCCGTAAGAAGATACTGGAAGCCTGCAAGAGACGTCGGGACACTTTGTGCGAGCCGGACGCCATCGAGGACACACATCTATGA